In the genome of Mercurialis annua linkage group LG8, ddMerAnnu1.2, whole genome shotgun sequence, the window AGACACGAAAGTCATTTTTcacataggaaaccttaaaagACACCGTTTAGCCTTGTCCGTGTCCAAGTGTCCGTTTTCCTATGTCCGTGTCCGTGGTACCTTACATGAAACATAAAATTAGGGTTATTTGCGCctaaaaaagaaacaacatttttatgtttttagcaatttaagcaccaTCGCTGAGATTGGCAAAAGAATTCCTAACCTTTCACTTCTCATAGCATATTTGGCAGTTTTCAATGCGGATGTGCAAAGTGCTAGAAAAAGCGAAAAGTTTAgcctttttttttgtaatttttaatggtgtacttaaatcgctaaaagagtgaaagtTGGGgcttttttttgcaaataactctaaaatttatttgagtttATGAAATGGCTACTTTTAGTTGAGTGTGACATATATACCTAATTTTTACGATAAATATTAAACGAGTTTAACAACTGAGGAGCATTACTTCAAACAGTTGTTTCTGCAGCTTTCTAGGATTTAATGTGCATGGCCTTTGACTTCAGGTTAACAATGTTGGCACGAATATAAGGAAGCCAACTACTGAGTACACTGCTGAAGAATATTCCAAAATCATGCTAACTAACTTCGAATCTGCATACCATATGTGTCAACTTGCCCACCCTCTTTTAAAATCCTCCGGTGCGGGAAGTATCATATTCATTTCCTCTGTCGCAGGTATTCAGCACTTAGGTAGCGGATCAATTTACGGGGCAACTAAGGGTGAGTTACCAATGTACAATTTTATCTATAATTTCCGCACAATTATCTCTAATTTCTTCTGCGTAAGCATTATTTGGCTAGTCTTATTTATCAACTTACAGAATACGTACATTCAATTTTCTGGTGGCAGGTGCGATTAATCAACTAACGAAAAATTTGGCCTGTGAGTGGGCAAAGGACAATATCAGGACTAATGCTGTTGCACCTTGGTATATCAGGACCTCAATGGTGGAGCGGGTAATGATTCTAACTCTCTTTAGTGTCATCATGCATGTCGATCTAATAGCACATTATCATATTTTGATAAAGGTCTTACTTTTTTATGTGAAGTTGGAAAATTTTAGGTCTATAAATGAATTGATTCATCTCATTCACAGCACAGAATGCACCTAAACATTATCAACAGAAAAAATACCGGTTTTGATTACATCATTAAGGTGATCTTCACAATGCTAGCAAACTGACCCTTACCTTCCAACAAGTTTAACTTAATCTCAAAAATGAGCACTGTATCCCGTTGGTTCAGCAGGCTGATGCCTCATGATGAAGACCCGAGTTTAACTCTGTAGCGTTGCCTTAGGGTCACTTTTAGGGATCCGGTCACAAAGTCTTCTCTTTAAAGTTATAAGCTTACTCATTTCATTGGTATCTAAGATCTTACAGCGCATGGAAATTTATTGAGTTCTATGTTTCTgcatttcgttttttttttcgtttttagaAATGCTCCGAAACTTAGTCTTATAGAAATGTAATTTTGCCATTTTTTCGTATCTAGTTTCTCATTTCGGCGTTTCCTCTACCGTGCTATATAATCTAAGATTATCTACTAGAACCTTAGTATGGAATTTTCATGGCCTACATTATATAACAGAACTATGAGGTCGTAGAAACTTTTTAAACGAGACTCGAAATTCCATCACGTTCCATATCTGTTTTATTTCCGATTTCCGCTTATAACATCCTCCTGATTGTCATCTTAGTAAAGCATCCACTTAACCACTAGTTATTCCGAACAAGACGGTAGTACTGTGGGTTCAGCCTCAGCCATATTCAGGCTGACGCCTCATGATGCATACCCTGAGTTTAACATGTATTATTACCTTGGGTTCACTTTTCAGGATCCAGTCACCAAGTCGCCTCTTTAAGGTTACATGCTTACTCACTTTATTGATATCCAAGATCTATGTTTGCACGGAAATTTATCGAGTTGTATGTCTTTgcattatgtttttgtttttagaaacgcTTTTGCAACTCTGAAATTCTGTATTAATAATTCATTCTCGTAAAAGATGTAATTTTGCCGTTTTTTCATTTCGAGTTTTGTATTTCAGCGTTTCTGTGCTACATAGTCTAAGATTATCTAGTAGATTTTCATACAGAATTTTCATAACCTACATTATATAACTGAACCATTTGGATGTAGAAACTTCTTATGCGAGACTCAAAATTCCGTCATGTACCATATTGTTCTATTCTTGATTTTCCACTTATAACATCCTCCTGATGGTCATCTGAGTTAAGCATCCACTTAGCCACTAGTCTTTCTGAAGGTGACAATAATATATCTTCTTCCTCAACATTTGTGCATGCTGATAACTGCGTAACGGCCTATAATGTATTATCCTTTTGAATTGTTGGTTGCATATGGCCATAAAAACTTTCAGTAGAATCTTCTTAGAGTCTTGTTTCCGAAATCACTATAAATCCGTTATTATGTAGAGGTAATGATTTTAGCATTACACTAGAGCCATATGTGGTTTATGTTTTAACTCAATTTCTTGCATTGTACCTTCTGCCAGCGTCAAACAGGGGCTCTCTTTCGTGAAACCCTCCCTCCCTATGAATTGGAGGGTGGATTATTGGAGAATCATTGAAAATAGGGGTGGCCACGGTTTAAGAACCGGCTGTTTCAGTTTGAAACTGCTGGTTCACAGCTCCATATTAGTCCAGTTTGGAGTTGGAACTGTAACCGGAACCGGTGATACATCCAAGAAATATTGAATCAGCCCCGAACTGGCCTTCCCCGTTTCCTGGCTGGTTCACAGGCTGAACCTGCCCTTGGCCACCTCTAATTGATTTCTTACTGCATTCTATTTTTCTCCTTGCAGCTGCTTGGAAACAAAGAATTCTTGGACAAGGTAGTTGCAAAAACTCCTCTTCAGCGGGTCGGAGAAGCAACAGAAGTTTCATCTTTAGTAGCATTCCTTTGCCTACCATCTGCATCTTACATTACTGGGCAGATTATTTCTGTTGATGGAGGCGTGACAGCGAATGGATTTGATTCCGGAATGAGACTCGATCTTAGTTGAAAAACCGCATTATCGGACACCTTTTAGCATTACGTCTTCTTGAATTACCTTTTCCTTGCAATTGTGAGTTCAGTAAGCTGTGTATTTAGAATTTGCTATTCAAGTTAATTATGGTGATAAATTTAGTATGGAGAACATGGAGATGTAGCTTGTTGTACTTGgtcttcaattttttaattaattcataaaTCGATAGGTGAGtaaatagtttaattaattaattagaattgatAATATAATCACAAGTAAATAGTTTGAATAATAGTACGAcaacttattttattaaaatttatataattagaatTAAGTGCATAAATTATACATCATTAGTTAATATCACTATTGAGatgtaaaataatatattatatgcTAAATAAAGCGTAGAATGACCCCTacttttttttgatatatttataacCCCGACTTTGTATAGCTATTTAAAAATACTcatttcgcattacgtgctatgcacgtggctcgtaacgtaactcgtcaatgaatatattagtaaatttattataattatattaattttttatttataattaatattaaattagttaagaattttgtaaaaataaatataatatattcggttattaaatttttttccaaactgaatttattcttcttttggttttataataaccataattaaataattaatttaattttattaataatatttttaaacttaataagatataaatttaaataatattatattaaccaaatacaatattttaattttgtagttcaatcacactaaaagataggtattcctactaattggCCACAATCTCAATTTATCAAATTAGAAATCAGAACTCAAACAAAGATTAGACAGTTTTGATCTAATTAAAAATTGACTTaaacaaataatcaaaattatcaaaacacatagcaaaacacttaaaaaaatcaacaaaattccAATAACAGAGCAACTAATTAAGATCGTGAGTTCCTTTTTTTCCACAAACGCTTCCTCCTCTccaattattacaaaaaaaataagacGATCATACGATAAATTTTCGGTTTAAGGCTGGAGTCACTACTTCATCGGTCTCAAAATAAAGCTCGCAGTGAATAAAATTTTGCAAGGATTTGTAGAGATGCATAATGCATTCAAAATCCACAATCTCTGACTTTGAAAAATTCAggaaaaaaacaacaaaaactaCAATCAAATTAAACTGTATTTAAACccccaaaataatatttaaaaaaaaaacagaaacttCTCAGAAACATGAATCATACGTGTCATTAACCCACAAACTCCATTTCATCTGTTTTTTTGGTTGCTTTAGTTAGCTAGAGAATTGACAAATGTCCGTTTTAAGCAGCCtatacattaattaaaaaaagcaGCCTGTACATTAAAAAAGGTTTTCTAATTTTAACtttacttaattaattttaattttgttgctGACTTGCTTTTGCTTTGTTGGTCACGTGTCACTTATTTCTGTTAGGTCACCTCACCTCATCACAAATCGAAGAGTCAATGCTTTACAGCTTTCATTTTGGACACATGGCATGTTCTCATTAGTTAGGTAATGTTACAGCCTTTATCTTTATTAGTGAGGTGGCACAGAATTTCAGTCCCTCTTGGTGTGAGGATAGCTTACATGACTCATGATGGAGAACTAAACTTGCAAACCCCACATGTGAGGTATTGGGTGAGAATTGTAGTTATGTAGAAGTAAAGATCTCTTTTGGATATAATAGGTAAAATATGGGGACTTTCTTGCAATTTTACCCATTTGTattctttttaatgttttttagcTCCCATGattcaaaagtttaaattatactttaatGAATAATGAGTACCTAGGGAGTTATTGTTGGTTTCGAGAAAAAAAGGAAGTCGTTGCATTTTGAAGAATCGGATCGAACCATCCGGTTCGATCAGTTATATAAGGAGCTGATCGGTAGTCTGAttatactaatttataaaaattaaaaattcggtTCAATTGAATTCAATTATATTGTAACTGTAAAACCGGAGACTAAATCAGcgagttttaaaataatttagttcAATCATATATggactattttaaaaatacgttcgaatcaaactaaaattttagttttgtttgtttttattaattcggttcggttatggttaataatttaataacatttgATTAATTCTATTCTATTCTATTTTTGatacaaattttttatataaaccgaaccaatcaaatttatttaattatatataacatAGTGTTGCTTTTgtaatatcaaaattaatttattttatttatttcttttttaataattaattttaataaaatttagttatcCAATTAATTGAAATTACCGACCGAGACGAATAATTATTTTGGTTCAGGTTGCATATTTCAATTACTGTTATGCTTATAGAATTCTATTCGGTTTAGTGATCGATCCGACCGACGATAAGGAATAGAGAAGAATGTGAAGCAGAATGCAAAAACCATGAAATAAGAGGCTCATTCTGCAATTTCCAAACTTATCAAAATTTTGCACTTAAGGACCGTCAAAACATTTTCCAAAAAACAATGTAAAAAGTCTTAAAATTGGACAGCAACTACTGCAAATGCTCGAAACGTGTCTGATTTAACCAACAAAACGAAAACCAAAAGACGGACATTGCTGGCTCAGCTCCACGTAAGGCAGGGACACGTGTCGGAATATTAGAGCGACTGACTAAAGATATTCTGAGAAGCGTCAAAAAGTATTTGACATTGGTGTCCCTTATACGTGTCGAAATCTCCTCATCTTTGCCTTTTCATAACTGGAACGCCCTTAATCATGCCGGTTTACACCAGATTTTACCCGCTTCGTTCTTGTACGCTGCTCAACGCGCGTTGTTACACGCTCCTTTAAAGAAAAATGGAAAGGCAATATGTAGAATGTTTATTCactttacaaattttattagattttgttgaaaactaaaataatataattgctTTTCTCCTCTCCAAAAAATGGACCATTCTTTTATATTTCACGTTCAAATTATAGGTCATTCcctatatttgataaaaaaaacttaaaaatttaaaatctcatatatttttaacaaatatatttagtcatcttcaaataaataaataatttaatattctatTACAAGTTAcaccaataaataaattagtcattaatatattgtttatatatttaaaaattaaataaaataaaattctaaagatgaatagaaaattaattttaacaatgttaacaaaattaatttatatttttaatttttttttgcttgaTCTATCTTTGTGGACCTAAGGGAGTACAAAACTGTGGATATCTTAATTACATTTTGAAATGAAAATCAAATTAGACTATTCaaattcattataaaaaatataatgtaaaataataaatggttataaataaatatatattaactatcCTAGTTatgatttaaataaaagttaCTAAATAAAATTCCACGTATAAATAGATAATAGAGTTATagttgaaatttaataattatcataagtaaataataattttttattatgtataaTATTCAATATCCTAGTCTAATAAACATCAATTATAACCAAAATGTgcaaacaaatattatttagtcaattgaaaaattatcaataaatacATGATTTTATGTCAAAGTTAAATCGCACATATGAATAAATAATAGATGATAGTTAAAATGAATCATTATCaactgtaaaaaaataaaaactatgatTAAAcagtaattttattataaattatctaatatcataaataattaaactataattaaaaGCAAAAGTGTAAGTAAACAATATTTAGCTATTATAAAATATTGTCAATAAGAAATGTGATTTTATACCAAATTAAATcatacatgaaaaaaaaaattatagaaaaaattaataaattcataattaataatcTATAAACtacaaatttattatattatatcctAGTTATGGTTTGACGATAATTAAAGTCAAAACGTGCAAGTAAGCCATTTGTGAAATAccattaataaatatttgatttttcatcaaataagatacacattttttttatcaaagcatattattatattaaggTATCATATCAGATTTACAACCTAAATCATCGAAGtaaatagtaaattaaaattataaaaaaataaaaaataaattgaaacgcTATACTTGATATACGAAAAAAAACGAACAACGATAGAAATTTAAAGATGCAATTTTTACAGATGTAAATAAACATGATGAATTTAACTGTTGAGGTTTTCCGATCTAACACCAATTGCGCCTCGTAACTTATATTGATCTCTTATTCCGCTGTTAATATACTTCATAAGatgatataaaaattataaatcttcaaaaatttgaatttgaaattttaaaaatcacgaAAAAGAACgtgacaaatttaaaaatctatgCACAAACTACAAAAAACATACGAAATCTCTAATAAACTgagcaatttatttaaaaaaaatcaccaactttggAATAAACGAGTTAAAGAAGAGGATATCTGGTTAAAAGCCAAATACCATTGTCCTCTGAATttgaaatcaaaagaaaaaacagaCTTTATTTCTCtagaaaaaatattatctttCTAAGGTAGAGAGTAGGCATCGCATCGCTCATACAAATACACATAtgaacaaataatatattataattggaatttaataatttggtaattataaatatgttttCATGTAGATAAATTTTTTCTATACTGCACTACTTAATAAATGATTCTAtaaaaaatgagatatttttaaaattattcggaaaaacatttattaaaatattgacAAAAAAGTTTTATCTGAAACAATACTTATAAATATATAGGATTGAAAATAGttagaattaataattatttaactatAAATATTACTTTTACCATAGATTATTTAGTACCCGAGTTAtgattaaacaataattatatgCAAAAGTGCAAGCATCGTAAAATGTTATCAATAAACTATGTGATCTTATACCAAATTAAATCACACAtgaacaaataataaatttatagttaaaaatCCCTTTCATCTTAGTACTGGTATAATTTTGTGTATAAGTGGAGGTGTAGTTCATAACCTAACAAGAGCGCGTCTATTCAAGAGAATCACACACGAATCTCATATTTGATGATCAATGCCACGTGGTGATATCCTAGGTTATGGTATAATAGCAAATAATTAAACCTtctaataaataatcaaaattaaaacatagttttatttaatcaaaaccaaaattaattaaaaaatagatattcTGAAGAGTCATCTTTTCTTGTTAGGACCACATGCGTGTCAGTAAAGGAAGGTCGTTACAACAATTCGTGGAATATCCTCATTGGTCCACGTAAACAGCCTTTAAAAATCAAGACACACGTGTTCAAATAACacaaagagagagaaaatatataaaataatcgaACGGTGAAGATACTTTCAAATTCACTATTCCAATATATCTACGTCATACCAACTGTACATGTCGGATCTTTTCATTTGCCCGTGACGGTGACGGGCAGCATATGTGGCCCCCAGCTGACTAAtctctatttatttattaatttactttCCCTCTAAATTCTCTCCCCCCAAATCATTTTTAATGGTCCATTGATTTCCTCTTCAAAAAATCTCTTCAATTTCTTagaatttcaaatcaaatctGTAATGGCCGGAATTTGTTGTGGCGTCGTCGGAGAAGGTGATTCGGCTACCGGAGTAGCCGAAACAAGCTCGAGAGCTTCGAGACGGAGGAGATTGGATCTCCGGCCGTTTAAAATGGTTGCGGATTTAGCTGTTCAACCTCCGTCGGAAAACAATAATAAACGGCAGAAAGTTGAGCTTGTTACTAGAAATAATACAGTTGTTCCGCCGCTCGAAAGCTCTTCTCGTGGTCGGGACTGTAATAACGATGATGAACGGAGTAATAAGAAGTCGAATGCTGATAAGAAAAACAAAGagtgtttggatttaaatcgcGAGTCTGTTAATAAAAACTTAGAATCGGAAACTCCGAAATTCGGTACGACTTCTGTTTGCGGTAGAAGACGGGATATGGAAGACGCTGTGTCGATCCAGACGTCGTTAACCGGTCCGAAAACTTCGTTTTTCGGCGTTTTCGACGGTCACGGTTGCTCTCATGTAAATAAAAATTCTCAAAACTTATGTAAATCCTTATATTTGTTGAACTTCaatgtattaattattttggtgTTGTGATTGTGTTTTTAGGTTGCGATGAGATGCAGAGAGCGGTTACATGAAATAGTGAAGGCAGAAATGGAAACGTTTCGAGAAGAGAAGAGCGTCGAGTGGAAGCAAACAATGGAGAGCAGCTTTGCGAAGATGGATAAAGAGGTGGCGGATTGGTGTATCGTCGGAGATGAATCTCCGAAATGCCGCTGTGAGCTTCAGACTCCTCAGTGCGACGCCGTTGGATCGACTGCTGTTGTTGCTGTTGTGACTCATGATAAGATCGTCGTCTCTAATTGCGGCGATTCCCGCGCTGTGCTCTGCCGTGGCGGCGCTGCTGTCTCACTTTCCTCTGATCATAAGGTAAAATTTTGTACTTGAACCTGTTTTTCGTTTCAACATAATTTACCGGTAATCGGAGTTTGATCTGACTGTTCTTTTTATTGTAAAATTGACAGCCTGATCGGCCAGATGAACTGCACCGAATACAAGAAGCCGGCGGTCGTGTAATCTACTGGGACGGGCCGAGAGTCTTGGGTGTTCTAGCCATGTCGAGAGCAATCGGTGAGAGATTTAACTGTTTTTTCAACAATTATAACCTTAGGTAGCACGGATACTTTATTCAATTAACATGTTCTGTTTTCGAAATGTTTTGGATAcgggtaatttattttttacacgAGAAATCTTAAAATGGATTCTTCATTCATCACATGTCCCGTTTACGAAACGTTTTGGATAATAATTCCGATTCGCCGTgttcttgttttgtttttccAGATCTGTGCCCGTGCTACCTATTTATAACTATTGTAACGACTTTTGTTCTATGGATTTGTATTCAACTGCTTCTTTTATATGTTTCAGGCGATAATTATCTGAAACCGTATGTGATATCGGAGCCGGAGGTGACAATGACGGAACGATCCGACGAGGACGAGTGTCTTATATTAGCAAGTGACGGTCTATGGGATGTAGTCTCAAACGAGACAGCCTGTGGCGTTGCACGAATGTGTTTACGGGCAGATAGGCCGTCGTCTTCATCGCCGGGGAGCGATTCCACCATGAGTAGCGGTTCTGTTGAGAGTTCCGATAAGGCGTGTTCTGATGCTTCAATTCTGTTGACTAAGCTTGCTTTGGCTAGACAAAGTACGGATAATGTTAGTGTTGTTGTGGTTGATTTAAGAAGGAAACAACGTTAACAGCAATGATTAGCAGAGATCAAAGTTCAAATTTTCTTCAAGGAAATTTAGTATATGgaaatagtattttttatttgttttaatctttttagctttttaaatTTCAAGTTCTATAATCTCTATCTAAATGAATGAAGAGATTTATGAAAGTAAAATCAAATTTCCCAAAAtttggaaaattaaaaatagatatatAAGTTTAATGAGGAATATGATTCTAATTTCTAAAGTTTGTACAAAAAAAATTGGCATTTTATTCCTTTATTCGATTCAATAGTTATTATGTTAATCATGTGCACCTTCATTTACATTTTATGTACttgaatatttataatttttatcatttaattaattgatttattaaataaattttaatgaaaatgatggataagataattttaaaatttaaatgggATATGTAATGAAATTTTCAGCTATAAAATGATGAGATTTTGTATGGAATGGTGAGTGAACGTGGCGATAATGGGAGTGTGGTGGTGGGTGGATAAAATGAAATGAgaaaatttgaataattatttgatttgattccaATTCTTTGAGTAGAGGAGGGGCTCACCTGCTGGCTACAATCATCAGGTGACACGTAGCATTTGGTCTGAGATTTGGCATCATCAACTCTGTGCTGTattagatttggttagatttgatgttgatttcATTTTTGCCTTTATCATTCCGTCTCCATTTCAAAAGGGCTTGAGTAAAACTTTGAAATTACTTTGCCTAATTTTGTTTCCACCAAATTAATCTAACCCTAACATATTTCTTATAATTTAcggtttgatatattttatttgaaaatcaaataatttgttattttatttttaattccgATCAACAATTAAAGActtctgttagttccgttaataatttgatattcactttcaaacgatttggtacctcacttttaattatattaacgatttaatatttcattttcaaacgatttaataCCTCATATTTAATTCGTTAACAATTTGGTACttatatttaacagaaggttgtaagtatttacaaattaaaactgaggtattaaattatttttttaaataaaagatatcaaactgtgaattatgacatacGTGGGAGGCTTTAGAATAATCTGCTCATATTAGTAATGAAGCCTAATTATTTTGCAAGGCCGAGAACCGGGCCCTATCTATAAAAGCCTCAAAGTATTTCGggtttattttttcaaaaatatctcattttttgaaatttttataaaaatactcctttttaataatttagtaatAGATTATTGGTAACTCATTGGTAGATTAGAAGTAAAAGGGgtatgtttgtaaaagtttcaaaaaatgaagtataaaagGTCATTTCCCAAATATTTCCAGAAATCAAAAGTTCATCGATTCTTTTCATTTTCTGACTGTATTTACTTGAGAACCTCTTTCACTTTCTTTATCAAAAGTCAAAACTTGCGAGAATGAAAATTACATGGATAAATGCCTTTTTCAACAAACtgaaaaaattattctaaaataatgatgagagctgtTAATTCAGTCATCGAATATGGCTTTTTTAATCATCAAAAAGTTATCCAAATACATAATTGAAACTACAATCTTGAAACCGCTTGGTTTTTAaagtttcaaactttttaagTCTCATCTTCAATATAGATCCATAAGTTATCTCTCAATTCCTTCTACAAGAACATGGATCTAAAATTGGAACGGACACTAAAAATTCTTGAGCGATATAAAATATCGGATCAAAGAGGTGCGAAAAAACCTTAAAAGTTTatccaattaaaataaaattcaaacaaatacCTTAAAAAGGACTTCTTGAAACAAGAAAGGTAGATCTAGAATTAATGGTATTATGGgtgaagaaaaaataatttaccgGTTAACTgaaaaaatcatcttctcccacctttaaaaagatgaaaaataattttttttttacttttagagagaagggagagcacAATCATCCCCAACTTGTGCAATTGTTATGCTGGACTCCATAATCCgtaatttttatgtgattttttataaaaattatttagcCCATGAATGAAAGTTTTGCAATTATGTTATATATTGGTATTACGACTGTGCAAAATTCGGTAGCTTAAATCTCTCCTCTCCTTTTAATCATCTTCTTATTTTTGCTTCATTCAAAGAAGAATGAAATTTTTTCTTAGAAGTTGTCGCATTTTAGCTAATTTTAGGCAAAAACACAAATTTTACAAAGAGTCGTTCAATCCACACTCACTTCAGATACTAACGAATTTAATTTGACCTATTTTTCTAATTGTGATAGCATTAACAAATACgacaataaatttaattcttaAGGAGAGAAAAGGATAAGCGATTGGTTTACAAGCTTCGCATCCAGGACAAAGTCAAGACCAAAAGCTAGACTTGGCGCAAATGCCAAGCATTCTAAACGGCCACGACTAGGCAACTTATACGACATCAAGGgaaggtaaaaaaaaaagacagaGCTTACCTAGAAAATAAATCTAACCTGTTCTCAAGAAAGACAACAagagattttataaaaaaaggctTCGAAAACATTTTTAATAGAAGAAGGATGTTGTGAGCGAGACTTCAAACTGCGATTTCTTGAGTTCAATTAGTTGATTTTGGTGATAAAACAATCATAGgaagatagaaaaaaaaaagggttaatatcataaaaattcaccaactttacacgttttctcattttaattacgcagtttatattttctcattttcatgcacgaactatcactttttctcaaattcatgcacgacgCTGAGATGTCACGgctctattggtgtaatttgctgaggtggaggtcattttacaccaatgaatgagtgccacctcagcatcgtgtatgaatttgagaaaaaaatggtagttcgtgtatgaaaatgagaaaatttaaactgcgtgattaaaatgaaaaaacgtgtaaagttcataatttttttttggcattaaccaaaaaa includes:
- the LOC126661194 gene encoding tropinone reductase homolog At5g06060-like, translated to MSNTGTSFKQSRWSLHGTTALVTGGTRGIGNATVEELAGLGARVHTCSRNEEELNNCLKNWTEKGFLVTGSVCDATSRAQREKLIEEVGSVFKGTLNILVNNVGTNIRKPTTEYTAEEYSKIMLTNFESAYHMCQLAHPLLKSSGAGSIIFISSVAGIQHLGSGSIYGATKGAINQLTKNLACEWAKDNIRTNAVAPWYIRTSMVERLLGNKEFLDKVVAKTPLQRVGEATEVSSLVAFLCLPSASYITGQIISVDGGVTANGFDSGMRLDLS
- the LOC126661318 gene encoding protein phosphatase 2C 37-like — its product is MAGICCGVVGEGDSATGVAETSSRASRRRRLDLRPFKMVADLAVQPPSENNNKRQKVELVTRNNTVVPPLESSSRGRDCNNDDERSNKKSNADKKNKECLDLNRESVNKNLESETPKFGTTSVCGRRRDMEDAVSIQTSLTGPKTSFFGVFDGHGCSHVAMRCRERLHEIVKAEMETFREEKSVEWKQTMESSFAKMDKEVADWCIVGDESPKCRCELQTPQCDAVGSTAVVAVVTHDKIVVSNCGDSRAVLCRGGAAVSLSSDHKPDRPDELHRIQEAGGRVIYWDGPRVLGVLAMSRAIGDNYLKPYVISEPEVTMTERSDEDECLILASDGLWDVVSNETACGVARMCLRADRPSSSSPGSDSTMSSGSVESSDKACSDASILLTKLALARQSTDNVSVVVVDLRRKQR